In the genome of Candidatus Obscuribacterales bacterium, one region contains:
- a CDS encoding DUF3747 domain-containing protein produces MVSRSVGKMRSLLLSVGLMVAGVGASAPAIAVEFEQQSVPAEDFILVASPVGENHQLLLLQQLSSERACWSEQNGVVDLLLTSFDFTGICGRSTDSNGYSVRMAGQDLGMDYSLRLMRSSDSLVLMAVPDRDRSAPSFAIGQTNRITTGFAKIYLYPNWYISQRAFNGQTLGHFYLTHEQDLRSTIAAAPQRELSATLPPSAEPVVRPDLSAPAMEPEAVVEPALVPAPVAVAPPAPAAPTQPATDGWIEFGQTPTQLGAAPPPQPPTPTPPPIVQGAPPVLPPPTPLEPVPNMTPPLGNTTLVPNVAVAAPSPQAAVLGFNYRVIVNTTSSQQEAQVRSLVPDAFRTNLNGRTVMQAGLFEDRTAADQLQRSLSSQGLSASVLPID; encoded by the coding sequence ATGGTGAGTCGAAGCGTTGGGAAGATGCGATCGCTGCTGCTGAGTGTGGGGCTGATGGTGGCTGGTGTGGGCGCAAGTGCTCCTGCGATCGCCGTTGAGTTTGAGCAGCAGAGCGTCCCGGCAGAGGACTTTATTTTGGTGGCTAGCCCAGTGGGGGAGAATCATCAACTGCTCCTGTTGCAGCAACTGTCGAGTGAACGCGCCTGCTGGAGTGAGCAAAATGGCGTGGTTGATCTGCTGCTCACCTCGTTTGACTTCACCGGCATTTGTGGCCGCAGCACCGATAGCAACGGCTACTCTGTGCGCATGGCAGGTCAAGATCTGGGCATGGACTACAGCCTGCGTTTGATGCGGTCGAGCGATAGCTTGGTGCTGATGGCGGTGCCCGATCGCGATCGCTCTGCTCCCAGTTTTGCCATTGGTCAAACCAACCGCATCACCACCGGTTTTGCCAAAATCTACCTGTATCCGAACTGGTATATTTCCCAACGAGCCTTTAATGGGCAAACCCTAGGCCACTTCTACCTCACCCACGAACAGGATCTCCGATCCACCATTGCGGCAGCCCCTCAGCGAGAACTATCAGCGACTCTGCCGCCGTCTGCAGAGCCTGTAGTTCGTCCAGACTTGTCTGCGCCAGCTATGGAGCCAGAAGCTGTTGTAGAGCCTGCCTTAGTGCCTGCTCCCGTCGCCGTTGCACCGCCCGCTCCCGCTGCACCCACACAGCCGGCTACCGATGGCTGGATTGAATTTGGCCAAACTCCTACGCAACTGGGGGCAGCGCCGCCACCTCAGCCGCCCACGCCTACACCTCCCCCAATCGTTCAAGGAGCACCACCGGTGCTGCCACCCCCCACGCCCCTGGAGCCCGTCCCCAACATGACACCGCCATTGGGCAATACAACACTAGTGCCCAATGTGGCCGTGGCGGCCCCATCGCCCCAAGCGGCAGTTCTGGGTTTTAATTACCGGGTGATTGTCAACACCACCTCCTCTCAGCAGGAAGCGCAGGTGCGATCGCTTGTTCCCGATGCATTCCGCACCAATCTCAACGGCCGCACCGTCATGCAGGCAGGTTTGTTTGAAGACCGAACGGCGGCGGATCAACTGCAGCGATCGCTCTCTAGCCAGGGTCTTTCCGCATCGGTGCTGCCCATTGATTAG